A stretch of the Xiphias gladius isolate SHS-SW01 ecotype Sanya breed wild chromosome 21, ASM1685928v1, whole genome shotgun sequence genome encodes the following:
- the LOC120807117 gene encoding cell division cycle-associated protein 7-like isoform X1, giving the protein MAGGLVDVFAEDSESDVTFYGFSDTELSDKDSNFEDEDEAQPDLSPKKQEATSKPAAGAKPFRLRVVLRSTPSTQQSKDDEEAAEEEERTEERAAGKTSQAKKERRVKFEDEETAVARPSHCEEPGSDSAEDVLDSFLAKREQNIKANKAMLAQLMADLQKMPGGAGLLKKQAGKQKTKERSSRPPRSGAARGESRRNPERPSRRQTRSMGGSEDPSAPQEEELELSLEEELLEVRRAPQRRGNPRPNQCKPHFIRPVDDITEDELQLVADNMTDKVYNRATGSTCHQCRQKTVDTKTCCRSEDCRGIQGQFCGPCLRNRYGEDVKKALLDPEWKCPPCRGICNCSFCRQRDGRCPTGILFPLAQYHGFSDVHSYLTSLRNKLKSEDDVEM; this is encoded by the exons ATG GCAGGAGGATTGGTTGATGTGTTTGCGGAGGACTCTGAAAGTGATGTAACATTTTACGGGTTTTCTGACACGGAACTAAGCGAtaag GATTCAAATTttgaggatgaagatgaagcCCAGCCTGACCTTTCCCCCAAGAAGCAGGAAGCCACATCTAAACCAGCTGCTGGTGCCAAGCCCTTCAGGCTGAGGGTGGTACTCCGCTCCACTCCCTCTACCCAGCAGTCCAAAGACGATGAGGAGGCagcggaggaagaggagaggacgGAAGAGAGAGCGGCGGGAAAGACCAGTCAGGCAAAGAAGGAGAGACGTGTTAAGTTTGAGGATGAAGAGACAGCAGTGGCTCGGCCATCGCACTGCGAGGAGCCTGGATCTGATTCAGCAGAAGATGTGTTGGATTCTTTCCTGGCCAAGAGAGAGCAGAACATCAAGGCCAACAAAGCAATG CTGGCTCAGCTGATGGCAGACCTGCAGAAAATGCCAGGGGGCGCGGGTTTATTGAAAAAACAAGCAGgcaaacagaagacaaaagagagaagCTCT CGTCCACCACGCTCTGGTGCAGCCCGAGGAGAGTCCAGGAGGAACCCAGAGCGGCCGTCCCGCAGACAGACCCGCTCGATGGGGGGAAGTGAGGATCCTTCGGCCCCCCAGGAGGAAGAACTTGAGCTCAGCTtagaggaggagctgctggag GTACGCCGAGCGCCACAGCGCCGTGGCAACCCGCGGCCTAATCAGTGCAAACCTCACTTTATCCGTCCTGTCGATGACATCACAGAGGATGAGCTCCAGCTGGTCGCAGACAACATGACTGATAAAGTCTACAACAGGGCCACA GGCTCGACGTGTCACCAGTGCCGCCAGAAAACTGTTGACACCAAGACGTGCTGCCGTAGTGAGGACTGTCGTGGGATTCAGGGTCAGTTCTGTGGGCCGTGCCTGAGGAACAGATATGGAGAGGACGTCAAGAAGGCGCTGCTCGATCCG gagtggAAGTGCCCTCCCTGTCGAGGCATTTGCAACTGCAGCTTCTGCCGCCAACGTGATGGCCGCTGCCCAACTGGCATCCTGTTCCCCCTGGCTCAATACCACGGCTTCTCTGACGTCCACTCCTACCTCACCAG CCTCCGTAACAAACTGAAGAGTGAGGACGATGTAGAGATGTGA
- the LOC120807117 gene encoding cell division cycle-associated protein 7-like isoform X2 — MAGGLVDVFAEDSESDVTFYGFSDTELSDKDSNFEDEDEAQPDLSPKKQEATSKPAAGAKPFRLRVVLRSTPSTQQSKDDEEAAEEEERTEERAAGKTSQAKKERRVKFEDEETAVARPSHCEEPGSDSAEDVLDSFLAKREQNIKANKAMLAQLMADLQKMPGGAGLLKKQAGKQKTKERSSRPPRSGAARGESRRNPERPSRRQTRSMGGSEDPSAPQEEELELSLEEELLEVRRAPQRRGNPRPNQCKPHFIRPVDDITEDELQLVADNMTDKVYNRATGSTCHQCRQKTVDTKTCCRSEDCRGIQGQFCGPCLRNRYGEDVKKALLDPDCLAATSSNSHHATITSD, encoded by the exons ATG GCAGGAGGATTGGTTGATGTGTTTGCGGAGGACTCTGAAAGTGATGTAACATTTTACGGGTTTTCTGACACGGAACTAAGCGAtaag GATTCAAATTttgaggatgaagatgaagcCCAGCCTGACCTTTCCCCCAAGAAGCAGGAAGCCACATCTAAACCAGCTGCTGGTGCCAAGCCCTTCAGGCTGAGGGTGGTACTCCGCTCCACTCCCTCTACCCAGCAGTCCAAAGACGATGAGGAGGCagcggaggaagaggagaggacgGAAGAGAGAGCGGCGGGAAAGACCAGTCAGGCAAAGAAGGAGAGACGTGTTAAGTTTGAGGATGAAGAGACAGCAGTGGCTCGGCCATCGCACTGCGAGGAGCCTGGATCTGATTCAGCAGAAGATGTGTTGGATTCTTTCCTGGCCAAGAGAGAGCAGAACATCAAGGCCAACAAAGCAATG CTGGCTCAGCTGATGGCAGACCTGCAGAAAATGCCAGGGGGCGCGGGTTTATTGAAAAAACAAGCAGgcaaacagaagacaaaagagagaagCTCT CGTCCACCACGCTCTGGTGCAGCCCGAGGAGAGTCCAGGAGGAACCCAGAGCGGCCGTCCCGCAGACAGACCCGCTCGATGGGGGGAAGTGAGGATCCTTCGGCCCCCCAGGAGGAAGAACTTGAGCTCAGCTtagaggaggagctgctggag GTACGCCGAGCGCCACAGCGCCGTGGCAACCCGCGGCCTAATCAGTGCAAACCTCACTTTATCCGTCCTGTCGATGACATCACAGAGGATGAGCTCCAGCTGGTCGCAGACAACATGACTGATAAAGTCTACAACAGGGCCACA GGCTCGACGTGTCACCAGTGCCGCCAGAAAACTGTTGACACCAAGACGTGCTGCCGTAGTGAGGACTGTCGTGGGATTCAGGGTCAGTTCTGTGGGCCGTGCCTGAGGAACAGATATGGAGAGGACGTCAAGAAGGCGCTGCTCGATCCG GACTGTTTGGCAGCAACATCATCAAACAGCCATCATGCCACCATCACCAGCGACT ga